One Acidobacteriota bacterium genomic region harbors:
- a CDS encoding cytochrome c oxidase subunit 3 family protein, whose translation MSEAARAPGGVSHEHPRNLAHHFDDPAQQVEAGKLGMWLFLAQEVLFFGGLFAAYAYFRAHDPEMFHYAHKMLNWKLGAFNTLVLICSSLTMAWGVRLAQLGKRRGLVWMLILTLVFATVFLGVKYVEYKEKFEHQLLWGRSYNPDPHVLEEHGIPEEVAVASLPSGPAADAPVAPASDAAPVAGDAGAGQPEPVEVIPRPPQNLHIFFGIYFALTGLHGLHVLIGMGVIGWVLMRAARGDFGPDYFTPVDMVGLYWHLVDLIWIFLFPLLYLIS comes from the coding sequence ATGAGCGAGGCGGCGAGAGCGCCGGGCGGGGTGAGCCACGAACATCCCCGGAACCTGGCCCACCACTTCGATGACCCCGCGCAGCAGGTCGAGGCCGGCAAGCTGGGGATGTGGCTGTTCCTGGCCCAGGAAGTGCTCTTCTTCGGGGGGCTCTTCGCGGCCTACGCGTATTTTCGGGCTCACGATCCGGAGATGTTCCACTACGCCCACAAGATGCTGAACTGGAAACTGGGCGCCTTCAATACCCTGGTTCTGATCTGCTCGAGCTTGACGATGGCCTGGGGTGTGCGGCTGGCCCAGCTCGGCAAGCGGCGGGGGCTGGTCTGGATGCTGATCCTGACCCTCGTCTTCGCCACGGTCTTCCTCGGCGTCAAGTACGTGGAGTACAAGGAAAAGTTCGAGCATCAGCTGCTGTGGGGGCGCAGCTACAACCCCGACCCCCACGTGCTCGAGGAGCATGGCATTCCCGAGGAGGTGGCCGTCGCCTCGCTGCCTTCGGGGCCGGCGGCGGATGCTCCTGTCGCGCCCGCTTCGGATGCGGCCCCGGTCGCCGGGGACGCCGGCGCCGGGCAGCCGGAGCCGGTGGAGGTGATACCCCGGCCTCCCCAGAACCTGCACATCTTCTTCGGCATCTACTTCGCGTTGACGGGGCTGCACGGCCTGCACGTGTTGATCGGCATGGGCGTCATCGGCTGGGTCCTGATGCGTGCTGCGCGCGGCGACTTCGGTCCCGATTACTTCACGCCGGTGGACATGGTGGGGCTCTACTGGCACCTGGTGGACCTGATCTGGATCTTCCTCTTCCCGCTGCTTTACCTGATCAGCTAG
- a CDS encoding cytochrome C oxidase subunit IV family protein: MSKHDSSSPHVVPVRLLLAVWGALVALTVVTVGVAQFDFGELNIVIAMAIAAVKGSLVVLYFMHMRWERPFNAVVFIASLFFLALLIGITLLDSTAYQPELIPRYAPAMHSQ; the protein is encoded by the coding sequence ATGTCCAAACACGATAGTTCCAGCCCCCACGTGGTGCCCGTGAGACTGCTTCTGGCGGTCTGGGGCGCGCTCGTCGCGCTGACGGTCGTCACGGTGGGCGTGGCGCAGTTCGATTTCGGCGAATTGAACATCGTCATCGCCATGGCGATCGCGGCGGTCAAGGGATCGCTGGTGGTGCTCTACTTCATGCACATGCGATGGGAACGGCCGTTCAACGCGGTGGTCTTCATCGCCTCGCTGTTCTTTCTCGCGTTGCTGATCGGCATCACCCTTCTCGACAGCACGGCCTACCAGCCGGAATTGATTCCCCGCTACGCCCCGGCGATGCATTCCCAGTGA
- a CDS encoding cytochrome c oxidase subunit 3 encodes MRSRPRSARLERWITGPALAATARGRLGLALFLLSGSMLFGAVMVAYVSIRLGAGTWPPALAPPIPRSTWLSTALAVGASVLMARALRAARAGDRVRLAGRLRGALALAVAFLGSQAAVWVQLQATGGGVRSSLYGFTFHVFSALHAVHVVGGAVPLVFVLWRAGRGAYDAHHCGAVEYLAAYWHFLTAVWLLLFVLMVLW; translated from the coding sequence GTGAGATCGCGCCCCAGGTCCGCCCGGCTCGAGAGGTGGATCACGGGGCCCGCACTGGCCGCTACCGCCAGGGGCCGGCTGGGCCTGGCCCTGTTTCTGCTGTCCGGGAGCATGCTTTTCGGCGCGGTCATGGTGGCCTACGTCTCGATCCGGCTGGGCGCCGGTACGTGGCCGCCCGCTCTCGCTCCACCGATCCCCCGCAGCACCTGGCTGAGCACAGCGCTGGCCGTCGGGGCGAGCGTGCTCATGGCGCGCGCTCTCCGCGCGGCGAGAGCGGGAGACCGGGTTCGGCTGGCCGGCCGGCTTCGCGGCGCCCTGGCGCTGGCCGTGGCTTTTCTCGGCAGCCAGGCTGCGGTGTGGGTCCAGCTCCAGGCGACGGGGGGCGGGGTCCGGTCGAGTCTCTACGGTTTTACCTTCCATGTCTTCAGTGCGCTCCACGCCGTCCACGTCGTCGGCGGTGCCGTTCCGCTGGTTTTCGTCCTGTGGAGAGCCGGGCGGGGCGCCTACGATGCGCACCATTGCGGGGCCGTGGAATACCTCGCCGCCTACTGGCACTTTCTCACGGCCGTGTGGCTGCTGCTCTTCGTCCTGATGGTGCTCTGGTAG
- a CDS encoding DUF3179 domain-containing (seleno)protein, with translation MSLGYRSALWPVFGLLAAALATAAWLGGPRLLHPRHTQAGEGLDVAAHGFDLAGFQLDRTLLAASGQPPDGLLALHAPPHFSASLADRWNTEHRGKYLVGSDRVIGLAWGGQARAYPLRVLNWHEIANDTLGGIPVAVTYNPLCDAAVVFDRRVDGDVIDLAFSGLLYNSNLLAYDVQPERGRRSLWSQLLFRAVSGPRAGRRLKVLPASLARWGDWRRAHPDTTVLEPDPNLVRLYKRDPYAPYFGDERLRFPVRPLPEPHRRRKEGVVALVSDEQTRVWTHGELATMAAADGVLRLPFRGRTVRARWNPEPPTVLVEDLAPESGIGVVHAFYFAWYAFHSAPEAAGRATRAPSGRRAAATRP, from the coding sequence ATGAGCCTCGGCTACCGTTCCGCTCTCTGGCCGGTGTTCGGCTTGCTGGCCGCGGCCCTGGCCACCGCGGCCTGGCTCGGCGGGCCGCGCCTGCTCCACCCCAGGCACACGCAGGCGGGCGAGGGCCTGGACGTCGCCGCCCACGGCTTCGACCTCGCCGGCTTTCAACTCGATCGCACCTTGCTGGCCGCCTCGGGACAACCCCCCGACGGCCTGCTGGCCCTCCACGCCCCGCCCCACTTCAGCGCCTCCCTGGCGGACCGGTGGAACACCGAGCACCGGGGCAAGTACCTGGTCGGCTCCGACAGGGTGATCGGCCTGGCCTGGGGCGGCCAAGCCCGGGCCTATCCCCTGCGCGTGCTCAACTGGCACGAAATCGCCAATGACACCCTGGGCGGAATTCCCGTGGCTGTGACCTACAACCCCCTCTGTGACGCCGCGGTGGTCTTCGACCGGCGGGTGGACGGCGACGTGATCGACCTGGCCTTCAGCGGCCTGCTCTACAACTCCAACCTGCTGGCCTACGACGTCCAGCCGGAACGCGGTCGCCGGAGTCTCTGGAGCCAGCTCCTGTTTCGTGCCGTCAGCGGCCCCCGGGCGGGCCGCCGTCTGAAGGTGCTGCCCGCCAGCCTGGCGCGCTGGGGCGATTGGCGACGGGCCCACCCCGACACCACCGTCCTCGAACCCGACCCCAACCTGGTGCGCCTTTACAAGCGCGATCCCTACGCCCCGTACTTCGGCGACGAGCGGCTGCGTTTCCCGGTTCGTCCGCTGCCCGAACCCCATCGACGACGCAAGGAGGGCGTGGTTGCGCTGGTCAGCGACGAACAGACGCGGGTCTGGACCCACGGGGAACTGGCAACCATGGCGGCGGCCGACGGCGTCTTGCGGCTCCCCTTCCGCGGGCGGACCGTTCGTGCCCGCTGGAACCCGGAGCCACCCACCGTCCTTGTCGAGGATCTCGCCCCGGAATCAGGCATCGGTGTCGTCCACGCCTTCTACTTCGCCTGGTATGCCTTCCACTCCGCACCGGAGGCGGCCGGCAGGGCTACCAGAGCACCATCAGGACGAAGAGCAGCAGCCACACGGCCGTGA
- the cyoE gene encoding heme o synthase, producing MQTRSPQALPPKRTTSWLAVYAELGKLRLGSLVVLTAIVGYALGVREGFSWLTALALALGTLLAAAGANTLNQWLEVERDARMHRTRTRPLPTGRITRRHAVAAALGESVLGTLLLALACNLLTAVLALAVILLYALVYTPLKPRSSLNTLVGAVCGAVPPMMGWAAARGSLDAGAWVLAATLFVWQIPHFLALAWLYREDYVRGGYRMLPISDPSGAVTCWMALLYSLALVPVGLAATAAGMAGWVYAIGAVVLGGLMIERTVRLLRRRTDRAARHVFWASLAYLPLLLGLMVIDAHPASPRADAPPATRSAATLFFR from the coding sequence ATGCAGACACGATCCCCCCAGGCTCTCCCACCGAAACGCACCACGAGCTGGCTGGCCGTCTACGCCGAGCTGGGCAAGCTGCGCCTCGGCTCGCTGGTGGTTCTCACGGCCATCGTCGGCTACGCCCTCGGCGTCCGGGAGGGCTTTTCCTGGCTGACGGCCCTGGCCCTGGCCCTGGGCACTCTGCTGGCCGCGGCCGGCGCCAACACCCTCAACCAGTGGCTGGAAGTCGAGCGCGACGCCCGCATGCACCGCACCCGTACCCGTCCGCTGCCCACCGGCCGGATCACCCGCCGTCACGCCGTGGCCGCGGCCCTGGGCGAGAGCGTTCTGGGCACGCTGCTGCTCGCCCTGGCCTGCAACCTGCTGACGGCCGTGCTGGCCCTGGCGGTGATCCTGCTCTACGCCCTGGTCTACACCCCTCTCAAACCGCGGAGTTCCCTCAACACCCTGGTCGGCGCCGTCTGCGGCGCGGTGCCGCCCATGATGGGCTGGGCCGCCGCCCGGGGCAGCCTCGATGCGGGAGCGTGGGTTCTGGCCGCGACCCTCTTCGTCTGGCAAATCCCCCACTTCCTCGCCCTGGCCTGGCTGTATCGCGAAGACTACGTTCGGGGCGGCTACCGTATGCTTCCGATCAGCGACCCCAGCGGCGCGGTCACCTGCTGGATGGCCCTGCTCTACTCGCTGGCCCTGGTGCCCGTCGGCCTGGCGGCCACCGCGGCGGGCATGGCGGGCTGGGTCTACGCCATCGGCGCCGTCGTGCTCGGCGGCCTGATGATTGAACGGACCGTGCGCCTGCTCCGCCGCCGCACCGACCGCGCCGCGCGCCACGTGTTCTGGGCTTCCCTGGCCTACCTGCCGCTGCTGCTGGGGCTGATGGTCATCGACGCCCATCCGGCGTCCCCGCGGGCCGATGCCCCGCCGGCCACCCGCAGCGCCGCCACCCTGTTCTTCCGCTGA
- a CDS encoding anthranilate synthase component I family protein produces MKPPFDIAADLDTPVSAYLKLQPLQPRFLLESVEGGERQARYSFIGFGGGEDLLLDGAGLQMGGKRQPRPNSREAVLDALRGALERAPQPRAEGGACPFAGGLVSVASYDLVRDFEGQSLPPLPPGAGPELMATAPRSLLVFDHLTRRAAVFHDGSEAERRSLRREVETALRSTTVRTRAGRPPSPVEASFTPGAFEAAVRRVQGEITAGEVYQLVLSIRFSGRCDVDPFQVYRALRLFNPSPYMYTCTFGERTVIGSSPEALVRLDGRRATLCPIAGTRPRGADEAEDRRLEEELLADPKEAAEHVMLVDLARNDLGRVAVPGTVRVDPSRIIERYSHVMHLVSGVEGVLLPDADAFDLFAAAFPAGTVVGAPKIRAMELIDELEPVPRGVYAGTVGYFGHQGKMDQAIAIRTLVLEGDTYTFQAGAGIVADSVPRREYEEVLAKSAVLRRAMEVAGGEM; encoded by the coding sequence ATGAAGCCACCATTCGACATTGCAGCCGATCTCGACACGCCCGTGTCGGCCTACCTCAAGCTGCAGCCCCTGCAGCCGCGTTTTCTACTCGAGAGCGTGGAGGGCGGCGAACGCCAGGCCCGCTACTCGTTCATCGGCTTCGGTGGCGGCGAGGACCTGCTGCTCGACGGCGCAGGGCTGCAGATGGGCGGCAAACGTCAGCCCCGTCCGAACAGCCGCGAAGCCGTTCTCGATGCCCTGCGCGGAGCCCTCGAGCGTGCGCCGCAGCCCCGGGCCGAGGGCGGGGCCTGCCCCTTTGCCGGCGGGCTGGTGTCGGTGGCTTCCTATGACCTGGTGCGCGACTTCGAAGGTCAGTCCTTGCCGCCTCTGCCGCCGGGCGCTGGACCCGAGTTGATGGCCACCGCGCCGCGCTCCCTGCTCGTCTTCGACCACCTGACCCGGCGCGCGGCGGTATTCCACGATGGCAGCGAGGCCGAACGGCGCTCACTGCGGCGGGAGGTGGAGACGGCGCTGCGCTCGACGACCGTGCGCACCCGGGCCGGCCGTCCTCCTTCGCCGGTTGAGGCCAGCTTCACCCCCGGTGCCTTCGAAGCCGCCGTACGGCGAGTGCAAGGGGAGATCACTGCGGGAGAGGTCTACCAACTCGTGCTCTCGATCCGCTTTTCCGGGCGCTGTGACGTGGACCCTTTCCAGGTCTACCGGGCCCTGCGCCTGTTCAATCCCTCGCCCTACATGTACACCTGCACGTTCGGTGAGCGAACGGTGATCGGCTCGTCCCCGGAAGCCCTGGTGCGTCTCGATGGCCGTCGAGCCACCTTGTGTCCGATCGCCGGCACGCGGCCCCGAGGCGCGGACGAGGCGGAGGATCGGCGGCTGGAGGAAGAACTGCTCGCTGACCCCAAGGAGGCTGCCGAGCACGTGATGCTGGTCGATCTGGCCCGCAACGATTTGGGCCGCGTGGCCGTGCCGGGAACGGTGCGGGTCGATCCCTCGCGTATCATCGAGCGCTACTCTCACGTGATGCACCTGGTCAGCGGCGTGGAGGGTGTGCTGTTGCCCGATGCCGACGCCTTCGACCTCTTCGCCGCGGCCTTCCCGGCTGGAACGGTCGTCGGAGCGCCCAAGATCCGCGCGATGGAACTGATCGACGAGCTGGAGCCTGTCCCGCGTGGCGTCTACGCGGGCACGGTGGGCTACTTCGGCCACCAGGGAAAGATGGACCAGGCCATCGCCATCCGGACTCTGGTTCTCGAGGGCGATACTTATACCTTCCAGGCGGGCGCCGGAATCGTGGCCGACTCCGTTCCCCGTCGCGAGTACGAAGAGGTGCTGGCCAAGAGCGCAGTGCTGCGGCGAGCGATGGAAGTGGCGGGAGGTGAGATGTGA
- a CDS encoding aminodeoxychorismate/anthranilate synthase component II encodes MSCRVLLIDNYDSFTFNLVQALRILGAEVLVQRNDAIDLAAARALEPTHLLVSPGPGRPETAGISVEAIRAFAGKVPVLGVCLGHQALAAAFGGSVGPARSLMHGKPSEVYHDGRTLYQGLPNPFTAGRYHSLAVLEDDLPGELSVSAYTSDGEIMGLRHTSLPVEGVQFHPESVLTPRGESLLRNFLDQDAEEEL; translated from the coding sequence GTGAGCTGCCGCGTGCTGCTGATCGACAATTACGACTCGTTCACCTTCAATCTGGTCCAGGCTCTGCGCATACTGGGCGCGGAAGTGCTCGTACAGCGCAACGACGCCATCGACCTGGCGGCCGCCCGGGCCCTCGAGCCGACGCACCTGCTGGTCTCCCCGGGCCCGGGACGTCCCGAGACGGCCGGCATCAGCGTCGAAGCGATTCGTGCTTTCGCCGGCAAGGTCCCGGTGCTGGGGGTCTGTCTCGGCCACCAGGCCCTGGCGGCCGCCTTCGGGGGAAGTGTCGGCCCGGCCCGCAGCCTGATGCACGGCAAGCCTTCGGAGGTCTACCACGACGGCCGCACCCTCTACCAGGGTTTGCCCAACCCCTTCACCGCGGGCCGCTATCACTCCCTGGCGGTGCTCGAAGACGATCTGCCCGGCGAGTTGAGCGTCAGCGCCTACACTTCCGACGGAGAGATCATGGGTCTGCGCCACACCTCGCTGCCTGTCGAAGGCGTGCAATTCCACCCGGAGAGCGTTCTCACGCCCCGGGGTGAGAGCCTGCTGCGCAACTTCCTCGACCAGGACGCGGAGGAAGAGCTGTGA
- the trpD gene encoding anthranilate phosphoribosyltransferase yields the protein MTELLEQLLGGRDLGESQATALMKALASGELEPALAGALLAALRLKGESAEEVRGFSRALRELARRPEVERGEGLVDVVGTGGDGSGSFNISTGTALLAAACSLRVVKHGNRAVSSRSGSADLLEALGLRLPLDAAAAGRCLEQAGFTFLFAPWYHPAMRSVVPIRRAMGVRTVFNILGPLVNPAEPDFALVGAWSPEVARLMAQCLAGDTSLRRAFVVHGEPGWDEATPCGEFLLLDVRPGVVSERRCDPLDWGLARCRPEDLAGGDSQANAAALERVFDGETGAHRDALVLGAALVLELTGRENDGRSAVARAAEAIDSGAARRVLARLRAFAAGKSGP from the coding sequence GTGACAGAACTTCTCGAGCAACTCCTTGGCGGCCGCGATCTGGGCGAGTCCCAGGCCACAGCCCTGATGAAGGCGCTGGCCTCGGGCGAGTTGGAGCCGGCCCTGGCGGGGGCGCTGCTGGCGGCTTTGCGCCTCAAGGGCGAGTCTGCCGAGGAAGTTCGCGGTTTCTCCCGGGCTCTGCGCGAACTGGCCCGCCGACCCGAGGTGGAAAGGGGCGAGGGCCTGGTGGACGTGGTGGGCACCGGAGGCGATGGGTCGGGCTCGTTCAACATCTCCACGGGTACGGCCCTGCTGGCCGCCGCCTGCTCGCTACGGGTGGTCAAGCACGGCAACCGGGCCGTTTCCAGCCGCTCGGGCAGCGCCGACCTGCTCGAAGCCCTCGGTCTGCGCCTGCCCCTCGATGCCGCCGCTGCCGGTCGCTGCCTGGAGCAGGCGGGCTTCACTTTCCTCTTCGCTCCCTGGTATCACCCGGCGATGAGAAGCGTCGTGCCCATCCGCCGCGCCATGGGCGTGCGCACGGTGTTCAACATCCTCGGCCCGTTGGTCAATCCTGCCGAGCCCGACTTCGCCCTGGTCGGCGCCTGGTCCCCGGAAGTGGCCCGGCTGATGGCCCAGTGCCTGGCCGGTGACACGAGCCTGCGCCGGGCCTTCGTCGTCCACGGCGAGCCGGGCTGGGACGAGGCCACGCCCTGCGGAGAGTTCCTGCTGCTCGACGTGCGTCCCGGCGTGGTCAGCGAGCGCCGCTGCGATCCCCTGGACTGGGGTCTGGCTCGCTGCCGCCCCGAAGATCTGGCGGGTGGGGACAGTCAGGCCAACGCGGCGGCCCTCGAGCGGGTCTTCGATGGCGAGACCGGTGCCCACCGGGACGCATTGGTGCTCGGTGCGGCTCTCGTCCTCGAGCTGACGGGCCGGGAGAACGACGGCCGAAGCGCCGTGGCGCGGGCTGCGGAGGCCATCGACTCCGGCGCCGCCCGGCGGGTCCTGGCCCGCTTGCGGGCCTTTGCCGCCGGGAAGAGCGGGCCATGA
- a CDS encoding indole-3-glycerol-phosphate synthase, producing MSGFLARMAESARRRARRLHAGGDRGSLEARALGTKVPPPPDLGGGGFDLVAEIKPRSPSEGSLAATLSVSRAAARARLYEGAGAVAISVLTEPESFGGSLEMLGGVAAATALPVMRKDFLVDPLQVLEARAWGAAGVLLIVRMLPGDLFGEMLDAADRVGLFCLVEAFDEQDLERVAALTAHVGTLLVGINCRNLETLAVEPTRFERLAPRAPGSWPLVAESGVSDAGGAAAVARMGYRGLLAGTALMRAVDPAVLIEDMLAAGRREARG from the coding sequence ATGAGCGGTTTTCTGGCTCGTATGGCCGAAAGTGCCCGCCGGCGGGCCCGGCGCCTGCACGCGGGGGGCGACCGGGGTTCGCTGGAGGCGCGGGCCCTCGGGACGAAGGTGCCGCCCCCGCCGGACCTCGGGGGCGGGGGCTTCGACCTGGTCGCCGAGATCAAGCCCCGGTCGCCGTCGGAGGGTTCTCTGGCCGCCACGCTTTCCGTCAGCCGGGCCGCCGCCCGGGCCCGGCTCTACGAAGGCGCGGGGGCGGTGGCGATCTCGGTGCTCACCGAACCCGAGAGTTTCGGCGGGAGTCTCGAAATGCTTGGGGGCGTGGCGGCGGCGACGGCTCTGCCGGTGATGCGCAAGGACTTCCTGGTGGATCCTCTGCAAGTCCTCGAGGCCCGCGCCTGGGGTGCGGCGGGCGTGCTGCTGATCGTGCGGATGCTGCCGGGCGACCTGTTCGGCGAAATGCTCGATGCCGCCGATCGCGTGGGCCTGTTCTGTCTGGTCGAGGCCTTCGACGAACAGGACCTCGAGCGCGTCGCGGCGTTGACGGCCCATGTCGGCACGCTGCTGGTGGGCATCAACTGCCGCAACCTGGAGACCCTCGCCGTGGAGCCGACGCGCTTCGAGCGGCTGGCTCCCCGGGCGCCGGGTTCGTGGCCCCTGGTGGCGGAGAGCGGCGTGAGCGATGCCGGGGGTGCGGCCGCCGTGGCCCGGATGGGTTACAGGGGCCTGCTGGCCGGCACCGCCCTGATGCGGGCGGTGGACCCCGCCGTCCTGATCGAAGACATGCTCGCCGCCGGCCGGCGGGAGGCGAGGGGATGA
- a CDS encoding phosphoribosylanthranilate isomerase, producing MRVRIKICGLRTVEAIEAAAEAGADAVGLVFADSPRRVDPAAAARLAAAVPAPVARVAVFRRPAPKLVAEVLSALRPDWVQADMADQALFSALPPRCLLPVCRNEEELAATTEGQSLLFEGPCSGVGRPADWEQAARWARRRRLFLAGGLDPENVARAIAVVRPWGVDVSSGVERERGEKDPARIRAFVRAVRQAERTVGEE from the coding sequence ATGAGGGTGCGGATCAAGATCTGCGGCCTGCGCACGGTGGAGGCGATCGAAGCCGCGGCGGAGGCCGGTGCCGACGCGGTGGGCCTGGTCTTCGCCGACTCGCCGCGGCGGGTCGATCCCGCCGCCGCGGCGCGCCTGGCGGCCGCTGTCCCCGCCCCCGTGGCGCGGGTCGCGGTGTTTCGCCGGCCCGCGCCGAAGCTCGTCGCCGAGGTGCTGTCCGCCCTGCGCCCGGATTGGGTGCAGGCCGACATGGCCGACCAGGCGCTCTTTTCCGCCCTGCCGCCACGCTGCCTGCTGCCGGTCTGTCGCAACGAGGAGGAACTCGCCGCCACCACGGAGGGTCAGAGCCTGCTCTTCGAAGGTCCCTGCAGCGGCGTGGGCCGGCCGGCGGACTGGGAACAGGCCGCGCGCTGGGCCCGCCGTCGCCGGCTGTTTCTGGCGGGAGGCCTCGACCCGGAGAACGTGGCCCGGGCGATCGCCGTGGTAAGGCCCTGGGGCGTCGATGTGAGCAGCGGGGTGGAGCGGGAGCGGGGCGAGAAGGATCCGGCGCGCATCCGCGCCTTCGTCAGGGCGGTGCGGCAGGCCGAACGCACCGTGGGAGAGGAATGA
- the trpB gene encoding tryptophan synthase subunit beta yields MMQERHGAALDGDEVLEALIRGEWPDARGRYGPFGGCYVPELLAGVLARLQERSRALLVDPTFVGRLEAELASWAGRPTPLTEARGLGRRWGARVFLKREDLAHTGAHKINNALGQALLAQAMGARRVIAETGAGQHGVAAAAACARVGLPVTVYMGAVDVERQAPNVDRMQRLGAEVVPVTSGDRTLRAAIDEALRAWVADPEESYYLLGSAVGPHPYPWIVQRLQAVIGEEARRQILEHQGALPDVAVACVGGGSNAIGLFHPLLADRRVRLLGVEAGGRGTAVGDNAATLARGTPGVLHGAYSLLLQDRHGQVIETHSVSAGLDYPGVGPEHALLVAIGRVEVTTASDEEALEALDECCAAEGILPALESAHALAGARRWAAKHPGARVLICLSGRGDKDLPALAGSQGR; encoded by the coding sequence ATGATGCAGGAAAGGCATGGCGCCGCCTTGGACGGCGACGAGGTCCTCGAGGCCCTGATTCGGGGCGAATGGCCCGACGCGCGAGGTCGCTACGGTCCTTTCGGCGGCTGCTACGTTCCCGAGCTGCTGGCGGGTGTCCTGGCCCGGCTCCAGGAAAGGTCCCGGGCGTTGCTCGTCGACCCCACCTTCGTCGGTCGCCTGGAGGCGGAACTGGCGAGCTGGGCGGGGCGCCCCACGCCCCTGACCGAAGCCCGCGGCCTGGGTCGGCGCTGGGGGGCCCGGGTCTTTCTCAAGCGGGAAGACCTGGCCCACACCGGGGCCCACAAGATCAACAACGCCCTGGGGCAGGCCCTGCTGGCCCAGGCCATGGGAGCCCGGCGCGTGATCGCCGAGACCGGCGCCGGCCAGCACGGGGTGGCGGCGGCCGCCGCCTGCGCCCGGGTGGGCTTGCCGGTGACCGTCTACATGGGCGCGGTGGACGTGGAGCGCCAGGCTCCCAACGTGGATCGCATGCAGCGCCTGGGAGCCGAAGTGGTGCCGGTGACTTCCGGCGATCGCACGTTGCGCGCCGCCATCGACGAGGCGCTGCGGGCCTGGGTCGCGGATCCGGAGGAGAGCTACTACCTGCTGGGTTCGGCGGTGGGGCCCCATCCGTATCCATGGATCGTCCAGCGCCTGCAAGCGGTGATCGGTGAAGAGGCCCGCCGGCAGATCCTCGAGCACCAGGGCGCGTTGCCGGACGTGGCGGTGGCCTGTGTGGGCGGAGGCTCCAACGCCATCGGCCTGTTCCATCCCCTGCTGGCCGATCGCCGGGTGCGCCTGCTGGGGGTGGAAGCCGGGGGGAGGGGTACCGCGGTGGGGGACAACGCCGCCACCCTGGCCCGGGGCACGCCGGGCGTGCTGCACGGCGCCTACTCCCTGTTGCTTCAGGATCGCCACGGCCAGGTGATCGAGACCCACTCGGTTTCCGCGGGTCTCGACTACCCCGGGGTGGGACCGGAACACGCCCTGCTCGTGGCCATCGGCCGGGTGGAGGTCACCACGGCCAGCGACGAGGAGGCCCTCGAAGCTCTCGATGAGTGCTGTGCGGCGGAAGGCATTCTGCCCGCCCTCGAATCGGCCCACGCGCTGGCGGGGGCGCGGCGCTGGGCGGCGAAGCATCCCGGGGCCCGGGTGTTGATCTGCCTGTCGGGGCGAGGGGACAAGGACCTGCCGGCCCTCGCCGGGAGCCAGGGCCGATGA
- the trpA gene encoding tryptophan synthase subunit alpha, producing the protein MKGAQALTTALGRARPPALVAYLTAGFPSLEAFRPALLATAARAAVVEVGVPFSDPMADGATIQRASRRALEAGVTLEWILEQLEALREELAAPVVLMSYLNPLLAGGLERCVRRAAAAGVAGMIVPDLPLEEAGLLRELLQRESMALVQLVTPVTAPGRLDRLVRASAGFVYAVTTTGITGGQVSVSPAVREYLGRVRSAAALPVCAGFGIRSAAQVAALAGEVDGVIVGSALVEALERGDDPGAFLEALIAGTGKEES; encoded by the coding sequence ATGAAGGGCGCCCAGGCCTTGACCACGGCCCTGGGTCGGGCGAGACCACCCGCCCTGGTGGCCTATCTCACGGCGGGTTTTCCCTCCCTCGAGGCCTTTCGGCCGGCGTTGCTGGCCACCGCGGCGCGGGCGGCGGTGGTGGAGGTGGGGGTGCCTTTCTCGGACCCGATGGCCGACGGCGCCACCATTCAGCGGGCCAGTCGGCGGGCTCTCGAGGCCGGGGTCACGCTGGAGTGGATCCTTGAACAGCTCGAGGCGTTGCGGGAGGAACTGGCCGCGCCGGTGGTGTTGATGAGCTATCTCAACCCCCTGCTGGCCGGGGGGCTCGAGCGCTGCGTGAGGCGGGCGGCCGCCGCCGGCGTGGCGGGGATGATCGTCCCCGACCTGCCCCTCGAAGAGGCGGGCCTGTTGCGCGAACTGCTGCAGCGGGAATCGATGGCCCTGGTGCAACTGGTTACTCCGGTCACCGCGCCCGGGCGCCTCGATCGTCTGGTGCGGGCCAGCGCGGGTTTCGTCTACGCGGTGACCACCACCGGCATCACCGGGGGCCAGGTCAGCGTTTCCCCGGCGGTGCGGGAGTACCTGGGACGCGTTCGATCCGCGGCCGCCTTGCCGGTCTGTGCCGGTTTCGGCATCCGTTCGGCGGCTCAGGTCGCCGCCCTGGCGGGTGAGGTGGATGGCGTGATCGTGGGATCGGCGCTGGTGGAGGCTCTCGAACGGGGAGACGATCCCGGCGCCTTTCTCGAGGCGCTGATCGCCGGGACTGGAAAGGAGGAGTCATGA